The genomic window TCGCGTACTTTTCGATACCGCGGAAGACCCCTCCATGCTGCTGGATAACATGAAACACATGATGGTGGACCCTGCCAGGTTGGATGCGGTCGTGGTCTCGCATGAGCACTGGGACCATACGGGAGGTCTTTGGGAGATACTCAGGATGAACCCCGGAATAAAAGTATACGCGTGCCCCTCGTTCAGCAATATATTCAAGGAATGTGTTAATGAGCTTGGGCGCGAATTGATAATGTCCGAAGGCAGCGTGCAGGTGGCGGAGAACGTTTTCACCACCGGAGAAATGATGGGCGAGTATAAGGAAGAACCTATGCCCGAACAGGCGTTGGTGGTGAAAGGCGATAGTGGCGTGTCGATCATAACGGGATGCGCGCATCCGGGGATATTGCGTATCGTGGAAAAGGTCAAAAAAGACTTTGATACGGATGAGATATACCTGGTCTT from Candidatus Omnitrophota bacterium includes these protein-coding regions:
- a CDS encoding MBL fold metallo-hydrolase — translated: MYVKVLCDEKAKRGLQPSRGFACLLNNRVLFDTAEDPSMLLDNMKHMMVDPARLDAVVVSHEHWDHTGGLWEILRMNPGIKVYACPSFSNIFKECVNELGRELIMSEGSVQVAENVFTTGEMMGEYKEEPMPEQALVVKGDSGVSIITGCAHPGILRIVEKVKKDFDTDEIYLVFGGFHIGKMDREDITRLAGRFKELKVQKVGPSHCSGMKARMIFRGKYLSGYVGVKAGHIIHL